In the genome of Cryptomeria japonica chromosome 8, Sugi_1.0, whole genome shotgun sequence, one region contains:
- the LOC131046756 gene encoding protein DMR6-LIKE OXYGENASE 2 isoform X1 has translation MSSTAHVETHLDVVEKLLSNGFNHLQVNKNYIFPPNERPHMEEVSHSYRIPVIDLKDLDGPARKSVVNEIKRACDEDGFFQIVNHGVPETVMKSMMDIAREFFEMPLEDRACLCSEDTRQLVRLSTSFNITKDKILNWMDVLTQHCHPLEEFIHIWPQKPAAYREIAGKYAKEIRVLTLRLFAAISEAMEKDSDYLNTIFKKHRQVMNINYYPPCPNPDLTLGIAPHSDPGGITVLMQGLVSGLQVLKDGKWVAVEPTPNALVVNLGDQLQVLSNGRFQSIEHRAITNSTTARIAIPTFYGPSLDAFISPAESMVDEEHPALYRGYTYGEYMEAFRSQGLERKSIVDRFKIQIGQ, from the exons ATGTCATCCACAGCCCATGTTGAGACCCACCTCGATGTTGTGGAGAAACTCCTGTCCAATGGATTCAACCATCTCCAAGTTAACAAGAATTACATATTTCCTCCCAATGAACGCCCCCACATGGAGGAGGTTTCTCACTCTTATAGAATTCCAGTAATAGACCTCAAAGATTTAGATGGTCCTGCTAGAAAATCGGTGGTGAATGAGATCAAGCGTGCATGTGACGAGGATGGTTTCTTCCAG ATTGTGAACCATGGGGTGCCGGAGACTGTGATGAAAAGCATGATGGACATTGCCAGAGAGTTTTTTGAAATGCCCCTAGAAGACAGGGCATGCCTCTGTTCAGAGGACACAAGGCAATTGGTGAGGCTTTCTACAAGCTTCAACATCACCAAAGACAAAATCCTTAACTGGATGGATGTTCTAACACAGCACTGTCATCCTCTGGAGGAATTCATCCATATATGGCCTCAAAAACCTGCAGCCTACAG AGAGATTGCAGGGAAGTATGCTAAGGAAATAAGAGTCCTCACTTTAAGGCTCTTTGCTGCAATTTCTGAAGCGATGGAGAAGGATTCTGATTATTTGAACACAATATTTAAGAAGCATAGACAGGTGATGAACATAAATTACTATCCTCCATGCCCAAATCCAGATCTCACCCTTGGCATAGCACCTCATTCAGATCCAGGAGGTATCACTGTTCTAATGCAAGGACTTGTTAGCGGCCTGCAAGTGCTCAAAGATGGAAAATGGGTAGCAGTGGAACCCACACCTAATGCCCTTGTGGTAAATTTGGGAGATCAGTTGCAG GTTTTGAGCAACGGGAGATTCCAGAGCATCGAGCATCGGGCTATAACAAACAGTACCACTGCTCGTATAGCTATTCCTACCTTCTATGGTCCTTCGTTGGATGCATTCATTTCTCCTGCAGAATCCATGGTGGATGAGGAGCATCCAGCTCTGTACAGAGGATACACGTATGGAGAATACATGGAGGCATTCCGGAGCCAGGGATTGGAGAGAAAGAGCATTGTGGATCGCTTCAAGATACAAATTGGTCAATGA
- the LOC131046756 gene encoding protein DMR6-LIKE OXYGENASE 1 isoform X2, which yields MSSTAHVETHLDVVEKLLSNGFNHLQVNKNYIFPPNERPHMEEVSHSYRIPVIDLKDLDGPARKSVVNEIKRACDEDGFFQIVNHGVPETVMKSMMDIAREFFEMPLEDRACLCSEDTRQLVRLSTSFNITKDKILNWMDVLTQHCHPLEEFIHIWPQKPAAYREIAGKYAKEIRVLTLRLFAAISEAMEKDSDYLNTIFKKHRQVMNINYYPPCPNPDLTLGIAPHSDPGGITVLMQGLVSGLQVLKDGKWVAVEPTPNALVVNLGDQLQCDSGV from the exons ATGTCATCCACAGCCCATGTTGAGACCCACCTCGATGTTGTGGAGAAACTCCTGTCCAATGGATTCAACCATCTCCAAGTTAACAAGAATTACATATTTCCTCCCAATGAACGCCCCCACATGGAGGAGGTTTCTCACTCTTATAGAATTCCAGTAATAGACCTCAAAGATTTAGATGGTCCTGCTAGAAAATCGGTGGTGAATGAGATCAAGCGTGCATGTGACGAGGATGGTTTCTTCCAG ATTGTGAACCATGGGGTGCCGGAGACTGTGATGAAAAGCATGATGGACATTGCCAGAGAGTTTTTTGAAATGCCCCTAGAAGACAGGGCATGCCTCTGTTCAGAGGACACAAGGCAATTGGTGAGGCTTTCTACAAGCTTCAACATCACCAAAGACAAAATCCTTAACTGGATGGATGTTCTAACACAGCACTGTCATCCTCTGGAGGAATTCATCCATATATGGCCTCAAAAACCTGCAGCCTACAG AGAGATTGCAGGGAAGTATGCTAAGGAAATAAGAGTCCTCACTTTAAGGCTCTTTGCTGCAATTTCTGAAGCGATGGAGAAGGATTCTGATTATTTGAACACAATATTTAAGAAGCATAGACAGGTGATGAACATAAATTACTATCCTCCATGCCCAAATCCAGATCTCACCCTTGGCATAGCACCTCATTCAGATCCAGGAGGTATCACTGTTCTAATGCAAGGACTTGTTAGCGGCCTGCAAGTGCTCAAAGATGGAAAATGGGTAGCAGTGGAACCCACACCTAATGCCCTTGTGGTAAATTTGGGAGATCAGTTGCAG TGTGACTCTGGAGTTTGA
- the LOC131046755 gene encoding protein DMR6-LIKE OXYGENASE 1: protein MSSTEIPVQAEAFRYCPYVVSSTAPVETHLDVVEKLLSNGFNHLQVKENYIVPLKERPQMDEVSHSYSIPVIDLKNLDGPARKSVVNEIKRACEEDGFFQIVNHGVPEALMKRMMDVAKEFFEMPPEDRACLYSDDPRQLVRLSTSFNITKDKFLNWMDYLTQPCHPLEEYIHAWPQKPAAYREIAGEYAKELRALALRLMAAISEAMGQDSDYLNRVFKKHRHLMNINYYPSCPNPDLTLGISPHSDPGGISVLMQGLVSGLQVHRDGKWVAVEPISNAFVVNLGDQLQVLSNGRFQSIEHRAITNNTTARISIPSFYGPSLDAFISPAESMVDEEHPALYRGYRFEEYMGVFWSQELRSKSILDGFKIETGQ, encoded by the exons ATGTCATCCACAGAAATTCCAGTCCAGGCAGAAGCTTTCCGATACTGCCCTTACGTGGTCTCATCTACAGCCCCTGTTGAAACCCATCTCGATGTTGTTGAGAAACTCCTGTCCAATGGATTCAACCATCTTCAAGTTAAGGAGAACTACATAGTTCCTCTCAAGGAACGCCCCCAAATGGATGAGGTTTCTCATTCTTATAGCATTCCAGTAATAGACCTTAAAAATTTAGATGGTCCTGCCAGAAAATCAGTGGTGAATGAGATCAAGCGTGCATGTGAGGAGGATGGCTTCTTCCAG ATTGTGAACCATGGGGTGCCAGAGGCTCTGATGAAAAGAATGATGGATGTTGCCAAAGAGTTCTTTGAAATGCCCCCAGAGGACAGAGCATGCCTCTATTCAGATGACCCAAGACAATTGGTTAGGCTTTCTACAAGCTTCAATATCACCAAAGACAAATTCCTTAACTGGATGGATTATCTAACACAGCCATGTCATCCTCTGGAAGAATACATCCATGCCTGGCCACAAAAACCTGCAGCTTACAG GGAGATTGCAGGGGAGTATGCTAAGGAACTAAGAGCCCTCGCTTTAAGGCTCATGGCTGCTATTTCTGAAGCTATGGGGCAAGATTCTGATTATTTGAATAGAGTCTTTAAGAAGCATAGACATCTGATGAACATAAATTACTATCCATCATGCCCAAATCCAGATCTCACCCTTGGCATATCACCTCATTCAGACCCAGGAGGCATCAGTGTTCTCATGCAAGGACTTGTCAGTGGCCTGCAAGTGCACAGAGATGGAAAATGGGTTGCAGTAGAACCCATATCCAATGCCTTTGTGGTGAACTTGGGAGATCAGCTGCAG GTTTTGAGCAATGGGAGATTCCAGAGCATTGAGCATCGGGCTATAACAAACAATACTACTGCTCGTATATCTATTCCTAGCTTCTATGGTCCTTCGTTGGATGCATTCATTTCTCCTGCAGAATCCATGGTTGATGAAGAGCATCCGGCTCTGTACAGAGGATACAGGTTTGAAGAATACATGGGGGTATTCTGGAGTCAGGAATTGAGGAGCAAGAGCATTTTGGATGGCTTCAAGATAGAAACTGGTCAATGA